Proteins from a single region of Mytilus trossulus isolate FHL-02 chromosome 2, PNRI_Mtr1.1.1.hap1, whole genome shotgun sequence:
- the LOC134704842 gene encoding uncharacterized protein LOC134704842: MAKVKNLFHGSGSGTININHNESHHEYDKTLKITNNDRTQIKVVNNQSTNIPHAVRNNIYSRQLQGAGIAFSVYLDHDLDLGAPEVLKYNKIITNEGGGYNLNTGAFICPESGMYLLSFYIGERGGLSPQGAYIYLKVNNVNIIDAVVDAPHYTQDLQGGNSVIIRLKAGYVVITQHEDSGGHVEGAAGLRLTSLHTGSSGWKYSYHSSENWRCSYHSTRGQWWPCGRSGRSTSHLITHRIFRVEIQLSFV; the protein is encoded by the exons ATGGCAAAAGTCAAAAACCTATTTCATGGTAGTGGTAGTGGTACAATCAACATAAATCACAATGAGTCCCAtcatgaatatgataaaaccttaaaaataacaaacaacgATAGGACACAAATCAAAGTTGTTAACAACCAATCTACGAATATTCCCCATGCTGTGAGGAATAATATCTACAGTAGACAACTTCAAG GTGCTGGTATAGCATTCAGTGTTTATCTTGACCATGACTTGGATCTTGGTGCGCCtgaagttttgaaatataataag ATTATTACCAATGAAGGTGGTGGATACAACTTAAACACTGGGGCTTTTATTTGTCCGGAGAGCGGAATGTATTTGCTGTCGTTTTATATAGGAGAAAGAGGCGGCTTATCACCTCAAGGGGCATATATTTACCTGAAGGTAAACAATGTGAACATTATAGATGCAGTGGTTGATGCGCCTCATTACACACAGGATCTTCAGGGTGGAAATTCAGTTATCATTCGTCTGAAAGCTGGATATGTAGTAATCACTCAACACGAGGACAGTGGTGGCCATGTGGAAGGAGCGGCAGGTCTACGTCTCACCTCATTACACACAGGATCTTCAGGGTGGAAATACAGTTATCATTCGTCTGAAAACTGGAGATGTAGTTATCACTCAACACGAGGACAGTGGTGGCCATGTGGAAGGAGCGGCAGGTCTACGTCTCACCTCATTACACACAGGATCTTCAGGGTGGAAATACAGTTATCATTCGTCTGA
- the LOC134708644 gene encoding uncharacterized protein LOC134708644 produces MWKERQVYALLHYTQDLQGGNTVIIRLKAGDVVITQHEDSGGHVEGAAGLRLTSLHTGSSGWKYSYHSSESWRSVIEDFRKLIKDQADQKAEIEDFRKLIKDQADQKAEIEDFRKLIKDQADQKAEIEELRKLIKDQADQIAVIGELRKLIKDQTDQKAEIEELRKLIIVKSNYKTELVELWKVIEDQAIGIGKLKKMQNLLKVYDNEIINIKAETDIYLNLKTSQLIQHGHISKNIPKDEIELAGRDVPVKDSVNKRNQSVNDTSIVGYKLYKRLLQAGSGGIAFSAYLDHNIDFGAHQILKYNRIITNEGNGYNVHTGSFTCPESGMYLLSFSIGQRGDSAPRGAYIYLMVNSVNVIDSVVDSFHNTQDLQGGNTVIIRLKAGDVVFTEGGASDHVEGSTGLRLTSFSGVLLYS; encoded by the exons ATGTGGAAGGAGCGGCAGGTCTACGCCTTACTTCATTACACACAGGATCTTCAGGGCGGAAATACAGTTATCATTCGTCTGAAAGCTGGAGATGTAGTAATCACTCAACACGAGGACAGTGGTGGCCATGTAGAAGGAGCGGCAGGTTTACGTCTCACTTCATTACACACAGGATCTTCAGGGTGGAAATACAGTTATCATTCGTCTGAAAGCTGGAGAT CTGTTATTGAGGATTTTCGGAAATTGATCAAAGATCAAGCTGATCAGAAAGCTGAAATTGAGGATTTTCGGAAATTGATCAAGGATCAAGCTGATCAGAAAGCTGAAATTGAGGATTTTCGGAAATTGATCAAAGATCAGGCTGATCAGAAAGCTGAAATTGAGGAATTACGGAAATTGATCAAAGATCAAGCTGATCAGATAGCTGTAATTGGGGAATTGCGGAAATTGATCAAGGATCAAACCGATCAAAAAGCTGAAATTGAGGAATTGCGGAAATTGATCATTGTTAAATCCAATTATAAAACTGAACTTGTGGAATTGTGGAAAGTTATCGAAGACCAAGCTATTGGAATTGGTAAATTGAAGAAAATGCAAAACTTACTCAAGGTTTATGACAACGAGATAATCAACATAAAAGCTGAGACTGACATTTACTTAAATTTGAAGACTTCACAGTTAATACAGCATGGACACATTTCTAAAAACATACCCAAAGATGAGATAGAGCTGGCTGGAAGAGATGTACCTGTTAAGGATTCAGTCAATAAAAGAAACCAGTCTGTAAATGACACTAGCATTGTGGGGTATAAACTATACAAGAGACTTCTTCAAG CTGGTTCTGGCGGTATCGCATTCAGTGCTTATCTTGACCACAACATCGATTTTGGCGCacatcaaattttgaaatataacagG ATTATAACAAATGAAGGGAATGGATACAATGTACATACAGGTTCTTTTACGTGTCCAGAAAGTGGAATGTATTTACTGTCTTTCAGCATTGGACAGAGAGGCGACAGTGCACCTAGAGGCGCTTATATCTATCTAATGGTTAATAGTGTGAACGTCATAGATTCGGTAGTAGACTCGTTTCATAACACACAAGATCTTCAAGGCGGAAATACAGTTATCATTCGTCTTAAAGCTGGGGATGTTGTATTCACCGAAGGTGGTGCCAGTGATCATGTTGAAGGATCAACAGGATTACGCCTTACTTCGTTCTCTGGTGTTCTTTTATActcttaa